Proteins co-encoded in one Deinococcus fonticola genomic window:
- the brxC gene encoding BREX system P-loop protein BrxC produces the protein MQNAELFARDPRHFNIPNSGVTMLSTPVNDAQWQVLKWELESFVCEGQYARGLERLLRTYLQRVGESDQPGWWISGFYGSGKSHLVRVLEHLWTNTRFPDGSLARDLVHLPADITNLLRELDAEGKREGGLWAASGTLGAGAGDAVRLAFASILFRAAGLPSQYQQARLVLWLMQKGVLENVRRVIDASNETWAFALENMYLSVPLATAIKDAVPGFSSESEVRTLFKEQFRQPSDLSDEEVLTVAEEVIALQSHKPGKLPCTLVILDEVQQFVAGADNRIDQVARLAESVTKRFGGKLLLVATGQSAMGATPQLSKIKDRFPMAVELSSADVDQVVRQVLLRKNPTHAGELNTLLDQASGEINRHLKDSPRLKRQASDDQILAADYPILPSRRRLWEEFIRSIDRVGGSGQLRSQLRITHEANQAVAGKVAGHVVGTDFVYQTLEANMLNTGALLPDLSTQIKKLALGNHGPLKERIAQVLFIISRLDPGLGVKATESVIADLLVENLNEGSSGLRAQLTGVLAELVESGQVMQHDNEYRLQTREGAEWEGAFRTAFNRFLGDEVAQLQKRDDQLKKAVEASFKRHLTFTQGESRTARKGEIYYSAPPTETTTIPIWVRRGWDETQPQVRQDALNVGNESPVVYVYLPEPDRQALKTQVSTLLAASEVLTMRPNPTTPGAREAQQAMQTRRNNAQAEVERLIAQMVGGARVIQGGGQEVDGNLSEALPRALNASTTRLYSQFKPGDQARWGTVLTQARQANASALDAINHSAEPVKHPVLQAVLSEIGSGKKGTDLRRKFTGVPYGWPQDAVDSALVMLTLLGNVTASVNGSEVTAKQLDAGTLGKADFRTVNEPLTKGQLLAVRGVYTDLGMKVDSGQESAMASTYVSRLKDKVQASGGDAPLPDRLEQGSLIHLQGLTGRELLRQIYEHKDALKELNAAAQSRIDLIKQRTEDWQKVQRLLKHNTDPALQSQADAIVSNRLLLDDPDPAVPLRNDVMNSLREKLNQAREQYVSRLEAGVGEVKSMPQWAEYPEDNRESLFLKHGLTGLDKPKVSSINEVIAALEQRNLTGWADATEAIAGRIQRVKEDVIRETAPKAEVIRPKGATLHSAEDVETYLDALKQEIMKSIAEGRPVVING, from the coding sequence CTGCAACGGGTGGGCGAATCCGATCAGCCGGGGTGGTGGATCAGCGGGTTTTACGGTTCCGGGAAATCGCACCTGGTGCGGGTACTGGAGCACCTCTGGACGAACACCCGCTTCCCGGACGGCAGCCTGGCCAGGGATCTGGTACACCTGCCCGCTGACATCACGAATCTGCTGCGGGAACTGGACGCCGAGGGCAAACGTGAGGGGGGGCTGTGGGCCGCTTCGGGAACGCTGGGTGCGGGTGCGGGTGACGCTGTCCGCCTGGCATTTGCGTCGATCCTCTTCCGGGCCGCGGGTTTACCCTCGCAGTATCAGCAGGCGCGACTGGTGCTCTGGTTGATGCAGAAGGGCGTCCTGGAAAACGTACGCCGGGTGATCGATGCCTCCAACGAAACCTGGGCCTTCGCACTGGAGAATATGTACCTTTCTGTGCCGCTGGCCACAGCCATCAAGGATGCGGTGCCCGGATTCAGTTCCGAGTCTGAAGTCCGTACCCTGTTCAAGGAGCAGTTCCGCCAGCCCAGTGACCTGAGCGATGAGGAAGTGCTGACGGTAGCGGAAGAAGTGATAGCGCTGCAGAGTCATAAGCCCGGCAAACTGCCGTGCACGCTGGTCATTCTCGATGAAGTGCAGCAATTCGTGGCCGGGGCAGACAACCGCATCGACCAGGTGGCCCGCCTGGCGGAAAGCGTCACCAAGCGTTTCGGCGGGAAACTGCTGCTGGTCGCCACCGGGCAGTCGGCGATGGGAGCCACACCACAGCTGTCGAAGATCAAAGACCGCTTTCCGATGGCGGTCGAATTGAGCAGCGCAGACGTAGATCAGGTGGTGCGTCAGGTGCTCCTGCGAAAAAATCCCACCCACGCGGGCGAGTTGAATACGTTACTCGATCAGGCCAGCGGTGAGATCAACCGCCACCTGAAAGACAGCCCGCGCCTGAAACGGCAGGCGAGTGACGACCAGATTCTGGCCGCCGATTACCCGATCCTGCCCAGCCGCCGCCGCCTATGGGAGGAATTCATCCGGAGTATCGACCGGGTCGGGGGTAGCGGTCAGTTGCGCAGCCAACTGCGCATCACCCATGAAGCGAACCAGGCTGTGGCTGGCAAAGTGGCCGGGCACGTCGTTGGCACCGATTTTGTCTACCAGACTTTAGAAGCCAACATGCTGAATACCGGGGCGCTGCTCCCCGACCTCTCCACCCAGATCAAGAAACTGGCCCTGGGCAACCATGGCCCTCTGAAAGAGCGGATCGCCCAGGTGCTCTTCATCATCTCGCGCCTCGATCCTGGCCTCGGCGTCAAGGCCACCGAGAGCGTCATCGCCGACCTGTTGGTGGAAAACCTGAATGAAGGCAGCAGCGGCCTGCGCGCCCAGTTGACCGGCGTCCTGGCGGAACTGGTGGAGTCCGGGCAGGTGATGCAGCACGACAACGAGTACCGGCTCCAGACCCGCGAGGGGGCAGAGTGGGAGGGGGCCTTCCGGACAGCGTTTAACCGCTTCCTGGGTGACGAGGTGGCTCAACTTCAGAAACGCGACGATCAACTCAAGAAGGCGGTGGAAGCGAGTTTCAAGCGGCACCTCACCTTCACGCAGGGCGAGAGCCGCACCGCCCGTAAAGGCGAGATCTACTACTCCGCCCCACCGACAGAGACCACCACCATTCCCATCTGGGTGCGCCGCGGCTGGGACGAAACGCAGCCGCAGGTTCGGCAGGACGCGTTAAATGTCGGGAATGAGAGTCCAGTGGTGTACGTCTACCTGCCGGAACCGGATCGCCAGGCCCTGAAAACCCAGGTCTCCACCCTCCTCGCCGCCTCGGAAGTGCTGACCATGCGGCCCAACCCGACCACGCCCGGCGCACGGGAGGCGCAGCAGGCCATGCAGACGCGGCGCAACAACGCGCAGGCGGAAGTCGAGCGACTGATCGCGCAGATGGTGGGAGGAGCGCGGGTCATTCAGGGGGGCGGTCAGGAAGTGGACGGCAACCTATCTGAAGCGTTGCCCAGGGCGCTCAATGCCTCCACGACCCGCCTGTACTCACAATTCAAGCCTGGCGATCAGGCCAGATGGGGAACGGTGCTGACCCAGGCGCGACAGGCCAACGCGAGCGCACTGGACGCCATCAACCACAGCGCCGAACCGGTCAAGCACCCGGTGCTGCAAGCGGTGCTTTCCGAGATTGGGTCTGGTAAGAAAGGCACGGATCTGCGCAGGAAGTTTACCGGCGTGCCGTACGGCTGGCCGCAGGACGCAGTGGACAGCGCCCTGGTCATGTTGACCCTGCTGGGGAACGTGACGGCTTCCGTGAACGGCAGCGAAGTCACCGCCAAGCAGCTTGATGCGGGCACGCTCGGCAAGGCCGATTTCCGCACCGTGAACGAGCCCCTCACCAAGGGACAGTTGCTGGCGGTGCGTGGGGTGTACACCGACCTCGGCATGAAGGTGGACAGCGGTCAAGAAAGTGCCATGGCCAGTACCTACGTCAGCCGCCTCAAGGACAAGGTACAGGCTTCCGGGGGTGATGCGCCCCTTCCCGATCGTCTGGAGCAGGGCTCACTGATCCACCTTCAGGGCTTGACGGGTCGGGAACTGCTGCGTCAGATCTATGAACACAAAGACGCCCTGAAGGAACTGAACGCCGCTGCACAGTCCCGCATCGATCTGATCAAGCAGCGCACCGAGGACTGGCAGAAAGTCCAGAGACTGCTAAAGCACAACACCGATCCGGCATTACAGAGTCAGGCGGATGCCATCGTCAGCAACCGGTTGCTGCTCGACGATCCAGATCCAGCTGTGCCGCTCCGAAACGACGTGATGAACAGCTTGCGGGAAAAGCTCAATCAGGCGCGCGAGCAGTATGTCAGTAGGCTGGAAGCAGGTGTCGGCGAGGTTAAGTCGATGCCGCAGTGGGCCGAGTACCCGGAAGACAACCGGGAGAGCCTCTTTTTGAAACACGGCTTAACTGGGCTCGATAAGCCGAAAGTCTCCAGTATCAACGAGGTCATCGCGGCCCTGGAACAGCGCAACCTGACCGGCTGGGCGGACGCTACTGAAGCTATTGCCGGACGCATCCAGCGCGTCAAGGAGGATGTGATCCGGGAGACGGCACCCAAGGCAGAGGTGATTCGTCCTAAGGGGGCGACCTTACATTCCGCCGAAGATGTGGAGACTTACTTAGACGCGCTGAAGCAGGAAATCATGAAATCCATCGCTGAAGGCAGACCGGTGGTTATCAACGGATAA